One region of Actinomycetota bacterium genomic DNA includes:
- a CDS encoding zinc-binding dehydrogenase produces the protein MIPERMRVGVYYGPDDIRVEERPVPEIGPDEALVRTLACGLCAGEAMEWYSTKEGGKVLGHEPVGVVVAAGVDVDAVHVGDRVFVNHHVGRLQSHWAIRGHYTRDPFYAGNRLDPGGMAEYFRVSANHLRADVHVLPESIGDSVATTIEPWSCVLGGLKTCGVQPGDTVVVLGCGFMGLGFVHMAPLFGAGTVIAVDFSSWRRDKATELGATHVLDAADPDLASKVRSLNGGLLADVVVAAVPAISAWDSARTLVEPGGTVHLGAPTKPGTVWALDGFDAYFDEVTITSKYSADHRDTYQLIRLIESGRVNPLAAITHHFALDDLADGFRLLTEADESLKIVVYPHIHEEENDAR, from the coding sequence ATGATTCCTGAGAGGATGCGCGTCGGCGTCTACTACGGACCGGATGACATTCGCGTCGAGGAGCGCCCCGTTCCCGAGATCGGACCCGACGAGGCGCTGGTGCGCACCTTGGCATGCGGTTTATGCGCCGGTGAGGCGATGGAGTGGTATTCCACCAAAGAGGGTGGCAAGGTGCTCGGGCACGAGCCGGTGGGTGTCGTCGTCGCGGCAGGAGTGGACGTCGACGCAGTGCATGTGGGCGACCGCGTCTTCGTCAACCATCATGTCGGCAGACTCCAATCTCATTGGGCGATCCGGGGCCACTACACACGTGATCCGTTCTATGCCGGCAACCGCCTGGATCCGGGAGGGATGGCCGAGTACTTCCGGGTCAGTGCCAACCATCTCAGGGCGGACGTGCATGTGCTTCCCGAGTCGATCGGAGATTCCGTTGCGACGACGATCGAGCCGTGGTCGTGCGTACTGGGCGGTCTCAAGACATGTGGTGTGCAACCGGGGGATACCGTGGTGGTTCTTGGGTGTGGCTTCATGGGCCTGGGGTTCGTTCACATGGCGCCGCTGTTCGGCGCCGGGACGGTGATCGCGGTCGATTTCTCGAGTTGGAGACGCGACAAGGCCACCGAGCTTGGCGCAACCCATGTGTTGGATGCCGCCGACCCGGATCTGGCATCGAAGGTTCGCTCGCTCAACGGGGGGTTGCTCGCCGACGTCGTCGTTGCCGCCGTGCCTGCCATCTCCGCTTGGGATTCTGCCAGGACGCTCGTCGAACCAGGTGGGACGGTGCACCTTGGAGCTCCCACCAAGCCTGGAACGGTGTGGGCGCTCGACGGCTTCGATGCGTATTTCGACGAGGTGACGATTACCTCCAAGTACTCCGCAGACCATCGGGACACCTATCAGCTCATCCGTCTGATCGAGTCGGGTCGGGTCAACCCGCTTGCAGCCATAACCCACCACTTCGCACTGGACGATCTTGCCGACGGCTTCCGGCTTCTCACCGAGGCAGATGAATCGCTCAAGATCGTTGTGTATCCACACATCCATGAGGAGGAGAACGATGCTCGATAG